One window from the genome of Pelodictyon luteolum DSM 273 encodes:
- the plsX gene encoding phosphate acyltransferase PlsX: MLTIAVDAMGGDHAPACVIDGALEALRESGNRFEIILIGQSEKVEPLLGKHDTAGLNLKFMHAPETVTMDDVPATAVKTKQNSSLVKGLQLCKAKEAEAFVSAGNTGAQMAASLFILGRIPGVLRPTIYAYLPRLQEGLTNMVDVGANMDCKPEHLVQFAEMLSIYQRYGAGIENPQVGLLNIGEEEGKGSDTLKQTHPLLKAAHAAGKINFIGNIEGHDILKGKATVVVCDGLVGNTILKFGESIPEFLGVLFKQALEKNVASGSLDQNAAAAATAMFKGMFEPFDVEKFGGVPFLGVDGISIVGHGRSSSRAIKNMIYMAEHMVERKVNEHIAEVLADK, translated from the coding sequence ATGCTGACCATTGCTGTTGATGCCATGGGCGGAGACCATGCCCCGGCATGTGTCATAGACGGGGCCCTGGAGGCCCTGCGGGAAAGCGGCAACAGGTTTGAAATCATCCTCATCGGGCAGTCGGAAAAGGTTGAGCCCCTGCTCGGCAAGCATGACACTGCGGGCCTGAACCTGAAATTCATGCACGCCCCTGAGACCGTCACCATGGACGATGTCCCCGCCACAGCGGTAAAAACCAAACAGAACTCATCCCTTGTCAAGGGCCTGCAGCTCTGCAAGGCAAAAGAGGCCGAGGCATTTGTCAGCGCAGGCAACACCGGCGCGCAGATGGCCGCATCGCTGTTCATTCTCGGCCGCATCCCCGGCGTGCTCCGCCCGACCATTTACGCCTATCTCCCGCGCCTGCAGGAAGGGCTTACCAACATGGTCGACGTTGGCGCAAACATGGACTGCAAGCCGGAACATCTGGTGCAGTTCGCCGAAATGCTCTCCATCTATCAGCGTTACGGCGCAGGCATCGAAAACCCGCAGGTCGGCCTCCTCAACATCGGCGAGGAAGAAGGCAAGGGATCGGACACTCTCAAGCAGACCCATCCGCTCCTGAAAGCGGCCCACGCTGCAGGCAAAATAAACTTCATCGGCAACATCGAAGGCCACGACATTCTCAAAGGCAAGGCAACCGTGGTGGTCTGCGACGGGCTTGTCGGAAACACCATTCTGAAGTTCGGCGAAAGCATCCCTGAATTCCTCGGCGTACTCTTCAAGCAGGCCCTCGAAAAAAACGTCGCATCCGGCAGCCTGGACCAAAACGCTGCAGCCGCGGCAACCGCCATGTTCAAAGGCATGTTCGAACCCTTCGATGTCGAGAAATTCGGAGGCGTCCCATTCCTCGGTGTCGATGGCATCTCCATCGTCGGCCATGGCCGCTCATCTTCACGGGCGATCAAGAACATGATATACATGGCTGAGCATATGGTCGAGAGAAAGGTCAACGAACACATTGCCGAGGTTCTGGCGGACAAGTAG
- a CDS encoding YceD family protein, whose translation MHKEHALIAIPTTGLMQETRDFEITCTAGDFNDPEIEAAGFSGPIRVKVTAERGGSEIALLIETVAGCDFACDICLAPIHRELNGSYRVFFDCSDSGVQATPDADDDEYRILDSNATEIDLTEDVRETLLLSVPMKVTCVGNPDCRLYSGAKEELDIQEPEGSGSSWKDSLAKLKKKYR comes from the coding sequence ATGCATAAAGAACACGCGCTGATAGCGATCCCCACTACGGGCCTTATGCAGGAGACCCGGGATTTTGAGATTACCTGTACGGCAGGCGATTTCAATGATCCGGAAATTGAGGCCGCGGGTTTTTCCGGGCCAATCCGGGTAAAGGTGACCGCAGAGAGGGGTGGCAGCGAAATCGCACTCCTGATCGAGACGGTGGCCGGGTGCGACTTCGCCTGCGATATCTGTCTTGCACCCATTCATAGGGAACTCAACGGATCCTACAGGGTCTTTTTCGACTGCAGCGACAGTGGAGTGCAAGCAACGCCGGACGCGGATGACGACGAATACCGGATCCTCGACAGTAATGCGACAGAGATTGATTTGACTGAAGACGTTCGAGAAACACTGCTCCTCTCGGTCCCGATGAAGGTGACCTGCGTCGGCAACCCCGATTGCAGACTGTACAGCGGAGCAAAGGAAGAGCTGGATATACAGGAACCGGAAGGGAGCGGCAGTTCCTGGAAGGACAGCCTGGCGAAACTGAAAAAGAAGTATCGTTAA
- a CDS encoding beta-ketoacyl-ACP synthase III, which produces MNAAISATARYLPEGVLSNLDLERMLDTNDEWIRSRTGISERRILRDPKKATSYMCGEVASQLLRKRGLAAEELELIIVATMTPDMMFPSTACLVQDIIGAKNAWAFDINAACSGFLYALNTASQFIKAGTHKNVMVIGGDKMSSIIDYTDRSTAILFGDGAGGVILEAAESEGFGVLDARMYSDGTNGKDHLLMKGGGSLHPATHDTVDQHLHYIYQDGRMVFKSAVTSMADVAAEIMERNGLTSDDVSWLVPHQANQRIISATAERMGIDESKVISNVGRYGNTTAGTIPICLSELDDGGHLEHGSNLVLVSFGAGYTWGGVYVKWQ; this is translated from the coding sequence ATGAACGCTGCAATCTCCGCAACCGCCAGATATCTTCCTGAAGGCGTGCTCAGCAACCTGGACCTTGAGCGTATGCTCGACACGAACGACGAGTGGATCCGCTCGAGGACGGGCATCAGTGAACGCAGGATTCTCAGGGACCCGAAGAAAGCGACATCATACATGTGCGGCGAGGTCGCCAGCCAGCTGCTCCGGAAACGCGGACTCGCGGCTGAGGAGCTGGAACTCATCATCGTCGCAACCATGACGCCCGACATGATGTTTCCTTCGACCGCATGCCTCGTGCAGGATATCATCGGAGCGAAAAACGCATGGGCATTCGACATCAACGCCGCATGCTCCGGGTTTCTTTACGCGTTGAACACTGCATCGCAGTTCATCAAGGCGGGGACCCATAAAAACGTCATGGTGATTGGCGGAGACAAGATGTCCTCCATAATCGACTATACCGACCGCTCGACAGCCATCCTGTTCGGCGACGGCGCCGGCGGCGTCATTCTTGAAGCCGCTGAAAGCGAAGGCTTCGGGGTTCTTGACGCCCGCATGTACAGCGATGGAACCAACGGCAAAGATCACCTCCTCATGAAAGGAGGCGGAAGCCTCCACCCCGCGACCCACGACACCGTGGACCAGCACCTCCATTACATCTATCAGGACGGCCGCATGGTCTTCAAGTCGGCAGTCACCTCGATGGCCGATGTTGCAGCAGAAATCATGGAGCGCAACGGCCTCACCTCCGACGACGTCTCCTGGCTCGTCCCGCATCAGGCAAACCAGCGCATCATCAGCGCAACGGCTGAGCGCATGGGCATTGATGAATCAAAGGTCATTTCCAATGTGGGCCGCTACGGCAACACGACAGCCGGCACCATCCCGATCTGCCTCTCCGAACTCGATGACGGCGGCCACCTCGAACACGGCTCGAACCTTGTGCTCGTCAGCTTCGGTGCCGGCTACACATGGGGCGGCGTCTATGTGAAATGGCAGTAA
- a CDS encoding metal ABC transporter permease codes for MLHDILTYEFMQNALLAALLSSVACGIIGSFVVVKKIGFISGGIAHTAFGGIGLGYWLGVNPLLGIIPFSLAAALGIGLLSKKAKVPEDTAIGTFWAAGMAIGVILIGLTPGYAPNLFSYLFGNILTVPSFDLWMIFLLDVVIVGTVFLCQKELLAIAFDEEYAAVSGVPALLFYLLLLCLIALTVVVMVRVVGIVMVIALLTVPAAIARNFSRSLPAMMAIATLLSLVFSTLGLMLSYLFNLASGATIILVATTAFMLVQVAQIFMRSAAAR; via the coding sequence ATGCTGCACGACATCCTTACTTATGAGTTCATGCAGAACGCGCTCCTTGCCGCCCTTCTTTCAAGCGTGGCCTGCGGCATCATTGGGAGTTTCGTGGTTGTGAAGAAAATCGGGTTCATCAGCGGAGGTATCGCACATACGGCGTTCGGCGGCATAGGTCTCGGCTACTGGCTCGGGGTGAACCCGCTCCTCGGCATCATTCCATTCAGCCTTGCCGCAGCGCTCGGCATCGGCCTGCTCAGCAAAAAGGCGAAGGTGCCGGAAGACACTGCCATCGGGACCTTCTGGGCAGCGGGCATGGCCATCGGGGTGATCCTGATCGGGTTGACGCCCGGGTACGCCCCGAACCTGTTCAGCTACCTGTTCGGCAATATTCTCACCGTGCCATCCTTTGATCTCTGGATGATTTTTCTGCTTGATGTCGTGATTGTCGGTACGGTGTTTCTCTGCCAGAAAGAGCTGCTCGCCATAGCCTTCGACGAGGAGTATGCAGCCGTGTCGGGGGTGCCTGCACTGCTGTTCTACCTGCTTCTTCTCTGCCTGATTGCCTTGACGGTGGTGGTGATGGTGCGGGTGGTGGGGATCGTGATGGTCATAGCGCTCCTGACAGTGCCGGCAGCCATCGCGCGGAACTTCAGCCGAAGCCTGCCCGCCATGATGGCCATCGCTACCCTGCTTTCTCTTGTGTTCAGCACCCTCGGCCTCATGCTCTCTTATCTTTTCAACCTCGCATCAGGCGCCACCATCATCCTCGTTGCAACCACTGCATTCATGCTGGTTCAGGTGGCGCAGATATTCATGAGGTCCGCCGCGGCACGATGA
- a CDS encoding metal ABC transporter ATP-binding protein → MKDPVIASEGLMVRLGGVDVLKGLSLSVYEGDFIGIVGPNGGGKTTLLRCILGLVRPSSGSIRVFGGRPGASPGRIGYVPQRLFFDRDFPLDVAGLVLMGRLSRKRLLERYGTADRLKVDEVLELTGLSAIRRRAVGALSGGELQRALIARALAGDPELLLLDEPTASVDPDMKMSVYDLLDQLRRRMTIMLVSHDIGAISRRVTRVACLNCTLDMHEDGSSLPRGALDDLYCYPVDAIHHHEPVSPDRRGD, encoded by the coding sequence GTGAAGGACCCTGTCATTGCTTCTGAGGGCCTCATGGTCCGCCTCGGTGGCGTCGACGTGCTGAAAGGGTTGAGCCTTTCGGTTTATGAGGGGGATTTCATCGGCATCGTTGGTCCGAACGGCGGGGGGAAGACAACCCTGCTCCGCTGCATTCTCGGGCTTGTTCGTCCCTCGTCGGGCAGCATCCGGGTGTTCGGAGGCCGACCGGGCGCTTCGCCAGGCAGGATCGGGTATGTGCCGCAGCGCCTGTTCTTCGACCGTGATTTTCCTCTGGACGTCGCCGGTCTGGTGCTGATGGGCAGGTTGTCGCGGAAACGCCTGCTGGAACGCTACGGAACAGCCGATAGGCTGAAGGTGGATGAGGTGCTTGAGCTTACCGGGCTCAGTGCCATCCGCCGTCGGGCTGTCGGTGCGCTCTCGGGCGGGGAACTGCAGAGAGCCCTCATAGCCCGTGCGCTTGCCGGCGATCCCGAACTGCTTCTGCTCGATGAGCCGACCGCCAGTGTCGATCCCGACATGAAGATGAGCGTCTACGATCTCCTGGACCAGCTACGCAGGCGGATGACCATCATGCTGGTCAGTCATGACATCGGGGCCATCAGCCGGCGGGTGACGAGAGTCGCCTGCCTCAACTGCACCCTTGACATGCATGAAGATGGTTCGTCCCTCCCGCGCGGGGCTCTTGACGACCTCTACTGCTATCCTGTCGACGCCATCCACCATCATGAGCCGGTTTCTCCGGACAGAAGAGGAGACTGA
- a CDS encoding universal stress protein — translation MKLLAAIDFSELTGSVLEETAKLAKALSAETVLLHVHPPASPAFDLYPETEVIPLPAGGAALPDGRQGNGKDKLETMADKFRREGIRATGSTIEGDEVEGIVGEGRRIKADMIIVGSHGHGSLFHLLVGSVSEGVVKKAPCPVLIVPRRTS, via the coding sequence ATGAAACTTCTCGCCGCCATCGATTTCTCCGAACTGACCGGGTCGGTCCTTGAGGAAACGGCGAAGCTGGCAAAGGCACTCTCAGCCGAAACCGTACTGCTCCACGTACATCCTCCAGCCTCTCCGGCTTTCGACCTCTATCCGGAAACCGAGGTCATCCCCCTGCCTGCCGGCGGAGCAGCACTGCCCGACGGCAGGCAGGGCAACGGAAAGGACAAACTTGAGACTATGGCGGATAAGTTTCGCCGGGAGGGCATCCGCGCCACGGGGTCAACAATTGAGGGCGATGAAGTCGAGGGAATCGTCGGCGAAGGGCGTCGGATCAAGGCCGACATGATTATCGTCGGATCCCATGGCCACGGTTCGCTTTTCCACCTGCTGGTCGGCAGCGTCTCGGAAGGGGTCGTAAAAAAGGCCCCCTGTCCGGTCCTCATCGTGCCGCGGCGGACCTCATGA
- the leuA gene encoding 2-isopropylmalate synthase has product MKTMNFNKYSAYPAVGLTDRTWPDRTINEAPVWCSVDLRDGNQALPVPMSVDEKIAMFRLLVSVGFKEIEVGFPSASATEFAFVRRLIEGGLIPDDVTIQVLTQAREHLIRKSFDAISGARSAIVHLYNSTSTLQREVVFRKNMEEVKAIAIEGTRLVRQLKDESRNSGIRFEYSPESFTGTELEYALEVCHAVMDTWGASKDEKIILNLPSTVEMSRPNLYADRIEWFCRNIKDRDAVLISVHAHNDRGTAVATAEFAVMAGADRVEGALFGNGERCGNMDIVTMGLNLLTQGVNPGLDFSDLPRIREVYSRCTRMDVHPRHPYAGELVYTAFSGSHQDAISKGMKARGQKGDGLWAVPYLPIDPEDVGCTYEAIVRINSQSGKGGVAYVLEKEYGIQIPKWMQPDFAEAVQAVADRTGEELSATQIHDLFHSEYVRLQGALALKKCNISWAEGDGESSGAATTLISSVVAYGDRELSFKAEGNGPLDAFVKGFIREGGLEFTVEEYAEHAIGHSAGASAIAYVRICCPDGRISFGAGIDSNISLASIRATQSALNRLH; this is encoded by the coding sequence ATGAAAACGATGAACTTCAACAAATATTCGGCTTATCCTGCTGTCGGGCTTACCGACCGAACCTGGCCCGACAGGACCATCAACGAAGCACCGGTATGGTGCAGCGTGGACCTGCGCGATGGCAACCAGGCACTTCCTGTCCCGATGAGCGTGGACGAGAAGATCGCCATGTTCCGCCTTTTGGTGTCTGTCGGTTTTAAGGAAATAGAGGTCGGCTTTCCCTCGGCCTCGGCCACCGAGTTCGCTTTCGTCCGGCGCCTTATTGAGGGCGGCCTCATTCCTGACGACGTTACTATCCAGGTACTGACCCAGGCCCGCGAGCACCTCATCCGAAAAAGCTTCGATGCAATCAGCGGGGCAAGGAGCGCCATCGTCCACCTTTATAATTCAACCTCCACCCTGCAGCGCGAAGTGGTGTTCCGGAAGAACATGGAGGAGGTGAAAGCGATCGCCATCGAGGGCACCCGTCTTGTCAGGCAGCTGAAGGACGAAAGCCGAAACAGCGGCATCCGTTTCGAGTACAGCCCGGAAAGCTTCACCGGCACGGAGCTTGAGTATGCGCTCGAGGTATGCCACGCCGTGATGGACACCTGGGGGGCATCAAAGGATGAAAAAATTATTCTCAACCTGCCCTCCACGGTGGAGATGTCGCGCCCGAACCTGTATGCCGACCGCATCGAGTGGTTCTGCAGGAACATCAAGGACCGTGATGCAGTTCTGATAAGCGTCCACGCCCACAACGACCGCGGTACAGCTGTCGCTACGGCTGAGTTTGCCGTGATGGCAGGTGCTGACAGGGTAGAGGGTGCACTCTTCGGCAACGGAGAGCGGTGCGGGAACATGGACATCGTGACCATGGGGCTGAACCTCCTGACTCAGGGGGTCAATCCCGGTCTTGACTTTTCAGACCTGCCCCGGATCCGCGAGGTATACAGCCGCTGTACCCGCATGGATGTGCATCCCCGTCACCCTTATGCGGGTGAACTGGTCTATACCGCGTTTTCCGGGTCGCATCAGGATGCCATCAGCAAGGGGATGAAGGCCCGCGGCCAGAAAGGCGACGGACTCTGGGCGGTGCCCTACCTTCCGATCGACCCGGAAGATGTGGGATGCACCTATGAGGCGATAGTGCGCATCAACAGTCAGTCTGGCAAGGGTGGGGTGGCCTATGTTCTGGAGAAGGAGTATGGCATCCAGATCCCGAAATGGATGCAGCCCGATTTTGCCGAAGCGGTCCAGGCGGTAGCAGACCGGACGGGCGAAGAGCTTTCTGCAACACAGATCCATGACCTGTTCCACTCGGAGTATGTCAGGCTTCAGGGTGCGCTCGCATTGAAGAAGTGCAACATCAGCTGGGCTGAGGGCGACGGGGAGTCATCCGGCGCTGCAACCACCCTCATCAGCAGCGTAGTCGCCTATGGTGACAGAGAACTGTCATTCAAGGCCGAAGGCAATGGCCCGCTCGACGCGTTCGTCAAGGGGTTCATTCGGGAGGGCGGCCTTGAGTTTACGGTGGAGGAGTATGCCGAGCACGCCATCGGCCACAGTGCCGGGGCAAGTGCCATCGCCTATGTCCGTATCTGCTGCCCCGACGGCAGGATCTCATTCGGAGCGGGCATCGACTCCAACATCAGTCTGGCTTCCATCCGTGCCACCCAGAGTGCACTCAACCGTCTGCACTGA
- a CDS encoding YqaE/Pmp3 family membrane protein: MDTKRLILAFVLPPAAVMNKEAGTIMLTGILTVFGWVPGVVAALVMMAQEQRQVKA; this comes from the coding sequence ATGGACACCAAAAGACTTATCCTCGCCTTCGTCCTTCCTCCCGCAGCTGTCATGAACAAGGAAGCGGGCACGATTATGCTCACAGGCATTCTTACGGTATTCGGCTGGGTGCCGGGAGTGGTCGCGGCTCTCGTGATGATGGCGCAGGAACAGCGCCAAGTGAAAGCCTGA
- a CDS encoding metal ABC transporter solute-binding protein, Zn/Mn family, producing MKRVLWIFLASLLALTSGCNTQPPDERMQVVVSIQPLAWFAGRIAGSRAVVQVMVPPGGSPHTYEPLPRQMALLRHAALFLKAGSGVEFELDWMPRFLKLNPALMVCDASEGVQLLEMGGEGHDGSNDHTHNHRMDPHFWLDPSNGLMIADNVARCMAEADPEHAGEYLANAGVLKAELRELDASIRTILGPFQGCSFLVFHPAWGYYAHAYGLRQIAAESGGKELTPRQMQQVIDQARSEGIRVVFVSPEFSSSQASTIATGIGGLTRSVDPLALDYPGNLRLATESFREALR from the coding sequence ATGAAGAGGGTGTTATGGATCTTTCTGGCCTCCCTTCTTGCCCTCACGTCCGGGTGCAACACTCAGCCACCAGATGAGCGCATGCAGGTTGTTGTGTCCATCCAGCCGCTTGCATGGTTTGCCGGCAGGATTGCCGGCAGCCGTGCTGTGGTGCAGGTCATGGTGCCGCCGGGCGGAAGTCCACATACCTATGAACCCCTTCCCCGGCAGATGGCCTTGCTCAGGCATGCGGCCCTCTTTCTGAAGGCCGGTTCGGGCGTGGAATTCGAGCTTGACTGGATGCCGCGTTTCCTCAAACTCAATCCCGCCCTCATGGTATGCGATGCTTCGGAAGGCGTGCAGCTGCTGGAGATGGGCGGCGAGGGGCATGATGGCAGTAACGACCATACCCACAACCACAGGATGGATCCGCATTTCTGGCTCGACCCGTCCAACGGCCTCATGATTGCAGACAATGTCGCCCGCTGCATGGCTGAGGCGGACCCGGAGCATGCCGGGGAGTATCTGGCCAACGCCGGGGTTCTCAAGGCGGAGCTCCGGGAGCTTGATGCTTCGATCCGCACTATCCTCGGCCCTTTTCAGGGATGCAGCTTCCTTGTGTTCCATCCTGCCTGGGGCTATTATGCCCACGCCTACGGGCTGAGGCAGATCGCAGCTGAATCGGGGGGAAAGGAACTCACACCCCGCCAGATGCAGCAGGTCATCGACCAGGCCAGAAGTGAAGGCATCCGGGTGGTATTCGTCTCGCCCGAATTCAGTTCGTCACAGGCTTCGACCATCGCTACCGGGATCGGTGGACTCACCCGCAGTGTCGATCCGCTTGCATTGGACTATCCGGGGAACCTCCGCCTTGCCACAGAGTCGTTCCGGGAGGCGCTCAGGTGA
- the mobAB gene encoding bifunctional molybdenum cofactor guanylyltransferase MobA/molybdopterin-guanine dinucleotide biosynthesis adaptor protein MobB, whose protein sequence is MLFHPYELAFCGYSGSGKTMLATAVVRHLAGKHTVGYYKHGCHHFDIDREGKDSDLAASAGAVTVMVSGPGKKAVISHAPPEPADFERFAFSSCDILIVEGLKELPIPKIILVDEGKKILERIEEGSVSMVAALAVPDDPSSYRLPSLPGVPVFHRDETAAVASFVEQHLMERAAVSAPLTGLVLAGGKSSRMGEDKALIDYHGTSQILHARNLLAPFCREVHLSCRIEQAEKYAASGIPLIPDSYLDMGPLGGLLSAQRALPERAFLVVACDLPFLDAGTLGKLVAGRNPFRFATAWRDPLSGRFEPLAACYEPKSREPLLLRHAAGLNALSGFLATTGIEELESPEPDIMKNINTPGERSRAAMAFSGTKNTRQ, encoded by the coding sequence ATGCTTTTCCATCCCTACGAACTTGCATTCTGCGGCTATTCCGGCTCAGGAAAGACAATGCTCGCCACCGCGGTGGTTCGTCACCTTGCGGGCAAGCACACCGTCGGCTACTATAAACACGGCTGCCATCATTTCGATATCGACCGTGAAGGGAAAGACTCCGACCTTGCCGCCAGTGCCGGAGCTGTAACCGTCATGGTGTCGGGACCCGGCAAAAAGGCCGTTATTTCGCACGCACCGCCTGAACCCGCTGACTTTGAGCGTTTCGCCTTCAGCAGCTGCGACATCCTGATCGTCGAAGGCCTCAAGGAACTCCCCATTCCCAAAATCATCCTCGTCGACGAGGGAAAAAAGATCCTCGAACGCATCGAGGAGGGCAGTGTATCCATGGTTGCGGCGCTCGCCGTCCCCGACGACCCTTCATCGTACCGCCTGCCATCTCTGCCCGGAGTCCCCGTCTTCCACCGCGACGAGACTGCCGCCGTTGCATCCTTTGTTGAACAGCACCTCATGGAGCGCGCTGCTGTATCGGCGCCGCTGACAGGCCTCGTGCTCGCAGGCGGAAAAAGCTCCAGAATGGGCGAAGACAAGGCCCTTATAGACTACCACGGCACCAGTCAGATACTGCATGCCCGAAACCTGCTCGCCCCGTTCTGCCGTGAAGTCCATCTTTCCTGCCGCATAGAGCAGGCGGAGAAGTATGCAGCATCAGGCATTCCTCTGATCCCCGACAGCTACCTCGACATGGGTCCGCTCGGAGGGCTGCTCTCCGCCCAGCGGGCGCTGCCGGAAAGGGCGTTCCTCGTCGTTGCCTGCGACCTTCCATTTCTTGATGCCGGGACTCTTGGGAAACTCGTAGCCGGCCGTAACCCGTTTCGCTTCGCCACCGCGTGGCGCGATCCTCTGTCGGGGAGGTTCGAGCCGCTTGCGGCCTGTTATGAACCGAAATCACGCGAACCCCTGCTTCTCCGCCATGCCGCGGGCCTCAACGCGCTGTCCGGCTTTCTGGCAACCACCGGTATAGAGGAACTGGAATCGCCGGAACCAGATATCATGAAAAACATCAATACCCCCGGGGAACGCTCCCGTGCAGCAATGGCGTTTTCAGGAACAAAGAACACACGACAATGA
- a CDS encoding META domain-containing protein gives MMMKMRMMMFGGRMFIGILIVAAFAGCARHRAALLPDVRLQGTQWRAIELDGSRVEFIPGQKLDVSLVLYRSGAFRAASGCSNLSGSYTMTAARMAFASIKVDRRPCPPKIKAREKAFLSALSRTAGYRKRGGSLSLFDRSGRRVAAFMAVQTR, from the coding sequence ATGATGATGAAGATGAGGATGATGATGTTCGGGGGGCGGATGTTCATTGGCATCCTGATTGTTGCGGCGTTTGCAGGCTGTGCCCGCCACCGGGCGGCGCTTCTTCCGGACGTACGACTACAGGGGACGCAGTGGCGGGCCATTGAACTCGATGGGTCAAGGGTGGAGTTCATTCCGGGCCAGAAGCTTGATGTTTCTCTTGTCTTATACCGGAGTGGCGCCTTCCGGGCAGCTTCGGGGTGCAGCAACCTGTCCGGGTCCTACACGATGACTGCCGCGCGGATGGCATTTGCTTCGATCAAGGTCGACCGGCGGCCGTGCCCGCCAAAGATCAAGGCCCGCGAAAAAGCCTTCCTCTCAGCCCTCTCGAGGACGGCAGGGTACCGGAAGCGGGGAGGGAGTCTCTCGCTCTTCGACCGTAGCGGCCGGAGAGTGGCCGCATTCATGGCGGTGCAGACCCGCTGA
- a CDS encoding glycerophosphodiester phosphodiesterase family protein yields the protein MTVVPAGPPVPRPLSGSFEIQAHRGARSLFPENTIAAFIGAADLGIRVVELDLIVSADLQLVVSHDPWINVHGGRRPIYAMHSEDVAGYDCGAPDPRFPLQQRIRASRPLLCDVFRAVDIHLAGAGPGELMAYNLELKSWPSRDRLFHPPPALFARLVLDAALSAGVLGRIRIQSFDWRVVREAWKRMPAIPYGILVERAGAIRPSLRHLGFRPQWLNPHYCLATPALVRHLHASGIQTAPWTVNDPGLMLRLRDIGVDGIITDHPERALRFASEGGNRYLYSSSGQTEGPTNLHPYGIHPS from the coding sequence ATGACTGTTGTTCCTGCGGGGCCGCCGGTCCCGCGACCGCTTTCGGGTTCCTTTGAAATACAGGCGCACCGGGGGGCCCGTTCTCTGTTCCCCGAGAACACCATTGCGGCATTCATCGGCGCGGCAGATCTCGGCATCCGGGTTGTCGAACTTGACCTCATCGTGTCTGCCGACCTGCAGCTTGTCGTTTCCCATGACCCGTGGATCAACGTTCACGGTGGCCGCCGACCCATTTACGCCATGCATTCGGAGGATGTAGCCGGATACGACTGCGGTGCCCCCGATCCCCGTTTTCCCCTGCAGCAGCGAATCAGGGCATCACGCCCCCTGCTCTGCGACGTGTTTCGTGCAGTCGATATCCACCTTGCCGGTGCTGGGCCGGGGGAGCTCATGGCCTACAATCTCGAACTGAAGTCGTGGCCCTCGAGGGACCGGCTGTTCCATCCACCTCCGGCCCTGTTCGCCCGGCTGGTGCTCGATGCCGCCCTCTCCGCCGGAGTGCTGGGGCGGATCCGCATCCAGTCGTTCGACTGGCGCGTGGTCCGGGAGGCCTGGAAACGCATGCCTGCCATCCCATACGGCATACTGGTTGAACGGGCCGGGGCGATCCGTCCGTCTCTGCGGCATCTGGGTTTCCGGCCTCAGTGGCTCAACCCTCATTACTGCCTTGCCACCCCGGCTCTTGTCCGCCATCTCCATGCCAGCGGCATACAGACGGCGCCCTGGACCGTCAATGACCCCGGCCTTATGCTTCGCCTGCGGGACATCGGAGTTGACGGCATCATCACCGACCATCCCGAACGGGCTCTCCGCTTTGCATCTGAAGGGGGCAATCGCTATCTATACTCCAGCTCAGGCCAGACCGAAGGCCCAACCAACCTGCACCCTTATGGCATTCACCCATCTTGA
- the rpmF gene encoding 50S ribosomal protein L32 has protein sequence MANPKAKMSKSRRDKRRAQFNARTKAATTVICPNCGEPTLPHRACRHCGQYRGRAVVTKSANS, from the coding sequence ATGGCAAACCCGAAAGCCAAAATGTCCAAATCACGGCGCGACAAAAGGCGTGCCCAGTTCAACGCCCGGACAAAGGCGGCAACCACCGTCATATGCCCGAACTGCGGTGAACCGACACTGCCGCACCGCGCCTGCCGTCACTGCGGACAGTACCGCGGACGCGCTGTCGTCACCAAATCGGCGAACAGCTGA